In the genome of bacterium, one region contains:
- a CDS encoding NTP transferase domain-containing protein, with product MQAVILAAGKGLRLRPFTEHHPKPLIDIGGKPLLEHTLNSLPDEITEVIIVVGYLGDQIIKHFGESWNGKTVRYVTQHELLGTGDALLRAKDLLHTKFLAVNGDDLYTKTDLTNLLSNGNAMLVWQSTQTAKYGIAEDENNNFIGFNENSSLINCGAYCLDPKFFDYSLVKVETPSGAEFSLPHTLAREAESVPVKLFRATRWLPVGTPEQLQFANNYYLKKLG from the coding sequence ATGCAAGCAGTAATTCTTGCAGCCGGCAAAGGCTTGCGCCTCCGGCCCTTTACAGAACATCACCCCAAACCGCTTATCGACATTGGCGGCAAGCCATTGCTCGAACACACTTTAAATTCCCTCCCGGACGAAATCACCGAAGTCATTATTGTGGTCGGCTATTTAGGCGATCAAATTATTAAACACTTCGGCGAAAGCTGGAATGGCAAAACTGTTCGATATGTTACCCAGCATGAACTGCTAGGAACCGGCGATGCCCTGCTTCGCGCTAAAGATTTGCTCCACACTAAGTTCTTAGCTGTAAATGGCGATGATCTTTATACCAAAACGGATTTAACTAACCTACTTAGCAACGGCAATGCCATGCTTGTCTGGCAAAGCACGCAAACTGCCAAGTACGGTATCGCCGAAGACGAGAATAACAACTTTATCGGCTTTAATGAAAATTCGAGCTTAATAAACTGCGGAGCATACTGCCTGGATCCTAAATTCTTTGATTATTCTTTAGTAAAAGTCGAAACACCTAGCGGCGCCGAATTCAGCCTTCCTCACACTCTCGCCAGAGAAGCCGAAAGTGTCCCTGTTAAATTATTTCGGGCCACTCGCTGGCTGCCTGTGGGAACTCCCGAACAGCTTCAATTTGCAAACAACTACTATTTAAAAAAACTCGGATAA
- the typA gene encoding translational GTPase TypA, which produces MTRDNIRNVAIIAHVDHGKTTLVDAMLKQTQTVKDAGDVLIMDSGDIERERGITITAKNASLIYNEVKINIVDTPGHADFGGEVERTLKMADGVLLLVDAKEGPMPQTKFVLKKALELGHKAIVVINKIDKPEAQIDEVVNKTFDLFVSLGATEEQLDFPILYASGIKGIAGLDASETLQKIQSNSAPDITPVFEAIVSNIAAPTISDDPFAMLVLALRYDNYKGKIGIGKISSGSVARAQNITLISREGTKTNGKASSLLMYEGLNTVEVDQAVAGDIVAIGGFDGVQIGDTITDTANPRQIPPVEIEQPTIKMTFGVNTSPFAGREGNLLTSRQIRDRLFKELETNVALRVEEATGDSFLVSGRGELHLAVLIETMRREGFEMQVSQPQVIFHEEDGVRKEPYEFLSVDVPSEHQGAVIEEIGKRGGEMQILETTPSGEIHAEYIIPTRGLIGLKNLLLTRTKGTVIINNLFDSYRPVHEIDTSTNQHGSLIASESGTSTAYGLNNAQDRGIMFVGPATEVYLGQVVGKNALEADIEVNICKGKKLTNMRASGSDEGIILVPPREVTLDFALEYIGADELVEVTPQSIRIRKRLLDPNDRKKEKRGL; this is translated from the coding sequence CCCTAGTAGACGCCATGCTCAAACAAACCCAAACCGTTAAAGATGCCGGCGATGTTTTGATTATGGATTCCGGCGACATCGAGCGTGAACGAGGCATCACCATTACCGCCAAAAATGCTTCTCTTATTTACAACGAGGTCAAAATCAATATTGTCGACACCCCGGGTCACGCAGACTTCGGCGGCGAAGTTGAGCGTACCCTTAAAATGGCCGACGGCGTACTATTATTAGTAGACGCCAAGGAAGGTCCGATGCCCCAGACTAAGTTCGTTTTAAAAAAGGCGCTGGAACTGGGCCACAAAGCCATTGTTGTAATCAATAAAATCGACAAGCCAGAGGCGCAGATTGACGAAGTAGTTAACAAGACTTTCGACCTGTTCGTGTCTTTGGGTGCAACAGAAGAACAGCTCGACTTTCCTATTCTTTATGCCAGCGGCATCAAAGGTATTGCCGGCCTCGATGCGTCCGAAACTCTGCAAAAAATTCAATCCAATTCGGCGCCAGACATCACTCCGGTATTCGAAGCCATCGTTTCCAATATTGCCGCACCAACCATCTCCGATGACCCATTCGCTATGCTCGTTTTAGCGCTGCGTTACGATAACTACAAAGGTAAAATCGGTATCGGTAAAATTTCTTCCGGCAGCGTGGCGAGAGCCCAAAACATCACTTTAATTTCTCGAGAGGGAACCAAAACCAACGGCAAAGCTTCCTCCTTATTAATGTACGAAGGCTTAAACACCGTAGAAGTCGACCAGGCCGTAGCAGGAGACATTGTAGCGATTGGCGGTTTCGACGGCGTGCAAATCGGCGACACTATTACCGATACAGCTAATCCGCGCCAAATTCCTCCAGTCGAGATCGAACAGCCGACCATTAAAATGACATTTGGGGTAAACACTTCCCCATTTGCCGGACGCGAAGGTAATTTGCTCACATCCAGGCAAATCCGCGACCGCCTCTTCAAAGAACTAGAAACCAACGTGGCGCTGCGCGTAGAAGAAGCTACCGGCGACTCATTCTTAGTGTCCGGACGCGGCGAACTGCACTTGGCAGTATTAATAGAAACCATGCGCCGCGAAGGCTTCGAAATGCAAGTTTCTCAGCCTCAGGTTATTTTCCACGAAGAAGACGGTGTCCGTAAAGAGCCTTACGAATTCCTGTCTGTGGATGTACCAAGCGAACACCAAGGCGCCGTCATAGAAGAAATCGGCAAGCGCGGCGGGGAGATGCAAATTTTGGAGACCACTCCGAGCGGAGAAATTCACGCCGAATACATTATCCCAACGCGCGGTTTAATTGGTTTAAAAAACTTACTGCTTACCCGCACCAAAGGTACGGTTATTATCAACAATCTCTTTGACAGCTACCGCCCGGTACACGAAATCGATACCTCCACCAACCAGCACGGATCCTTAATCGCTTCGGAGTCCGGCACCAGTACGGCCTATGGCCTCAACAATGCTCAAGATCGAGGCATCATGTTTGTTGGCCCAGCCACCGAAGTTTACTTGGGACAAGTAGTTGGGAAAAATGCATTGGAAGCAGATATAGAAGTAAATATCTGCAAAGGCAAGAAACTGACAAACATGCGAGCCTCGGGCAGCGATGAAGGCATTATATTGGTTCCGCCTCGCGAAGTTACCTTAGACTTTGCTTTGGAATACATCGGCGCAGACGAGCTTGTAGAAGTCACACCGCAAAGCATCCGCATCCGCAAACGTTTGCTCGACCCTAACGACCGTAAGAAAGAAAAGCGCGGCCTATAA